The Haliotis asinina isolate JCU_RB_2024 chromosome 2, JCU_Hal_asi_v2, whole genome shotgun sequence genomic interval ATATTCAAACAATGTAAAGAGTCGTACCTAGGGTCAGCAAGGCCTAGGAGTTGGCCATGGGTGCAACTTGGAGATTGTTGGTGTcagcaagaaataaaatattgtttatgcAAACAAGACATGCAAAGAGTCCTATTTACTTTGAGTAATAATAAGTGTAACTTGTGTTGATATGACATTGTTTGCAGTCTGATAGTATCTTAGGATCATtggtgttaatgtttactgcatGTGCGAAATATGCTTACACATATAAGGTCATCATTAGAAATTGGTAATGAAAATGGTAGTCCCATTTTATTTATGCAATGATACAGGTAAGACAAAATCCTCGAGGGTGAAGATGAGTAActagtcagtctaagtaaacttatactcattgttattcgttacactgagtctaacaaaccctagtcgGAGGATGGGGTGGCACCcagtaacctttgagcaacctatGACCTTCCAATCAAAAGCAAGATGACTAAACAGATATCCTCAATCATACAACAGGTACCATTTAGGATTTTTCACTCACACAAAAGCTACTTGACACTTGACCCAACTTTTTGTCGTTACTAAGTAACCACAGTCTCCAAGCTTAAGATGACTCCCTTTAACAGTGTAGCTACATTTGCTTTGAAAATGGTGTctttctctctatatatatatgtgtacacacacacacacacacacacacacacacacacacacacacacacacacacacacacacacacacacacacacacacacacacacacacacacacatattagaTATCCTAAATTCATTTTTTAACAGGTTCATCAGTCTTCTTCTATCTTGGAAAAACATTTCGATGTTTAATGCCCTTTGAATAGGAGACTTAATTGAAAAGGAAAAAGGCAAAGACTGCTTTTTTATTTAATGATAAATGATCAAGTTGTATGTATTTGTCGGTTTTTGAAGTCTATTTTAGACATAATCTTTCTCTTTTTTTACAGGCAGTTTGAAATTTTATTAGACTTTTTAAAGGAGTAGGAAATGAATTGCTGCACTTTTGACATACCTACTTGACtgttatttattttcagttgAAGATGGAAAATCAACAACCAATGGAAGGGGAGACAAGCGCAGGTGGCTATGGTGACGGTGCTCAGCTCATGGATGCTGTTGTCCTGCAAACTCAAGAGATGCCCAAGACACTAATGCAGGGTGACACAGGgtctgaaacacagcaatacaTGATTGTAGACCAAAATGGAGCTGAAGCCCAGCAAATAATTCTGGAAACCACCCAGCCCAGTGCTATTGGAGCAGCTGCACAAGCAGCCTTTGGTGCGGCCACAAGTGTTGCATTGGCATCTGGAGATGGGAGTGTTAGTATCATTCAGGGGGGATCTTCTCTTGATAACCAGGCTGCTGCTGAAGCCATCCTGCAGTTAGATCAACAGCAGCAAGGTGAGGTGGTTCAGATGGTGATTCCTGAAGGAGCCCAGATTGTTGAGAATCAAGGTCAGGTTCAGATTGTAACCACAGAAGCTGGAACTGGAAGAcagtatattcatgatccaCACACAGACACGATCACCATAATCCAGAACCCATCATCTAGTCAACAAGACTTGTTTGCAGGATCTCAGGTAGTAACAGAACAAACAGTTATCCAAACTGGAGCTCAGACAGAggaattagaagaggaagatgGCGAAACTAGAATTATTAGTTTAGAAGAAGAAGCAGTCGAAGATGAAGCAGAGGTGGAAACACCAGTCATAGCTGAAAGTCAGGGGGAAGTTTCAGAGCCTCAGCCAGTAGTAGAAGAAACAATAGTTAAAGAAACATATGTTCCTCTTGAAGGAGGAGATGGTGCTATCACTGAAACAAAGGATGGGCAGTCTGTAGATGGAAAGAGTGCTGGTCAAGAAACAGCAGTCCAAGAGGAAGACTTGCAGTCACAGAGTGAGACAGTAGTTCAAGAAGTTGATCAAAATGCAGAGACACAGGAAATCGATACCGAAGATGGTGTTGTTGATGATCAAGCAGCCGATGAAgctgaaactgaaacaataGAAACAGAAGATACAGAACCAGCTGTTCCTCAGAAGATCGTGGAAGAAACAACACCAAGAAGGAGAGGTCGTCCAGCTAGAAAGGTTGAGGAACCTAAAGCAAAGGATATTCCTGAAGAGACTGCTACTCCAGAGAAAAAACGCAGGGGAAGACAAAAATCTGAAGACACACCTGTTGAACCAGAACCAGAGAAAAAGGGAAGAGGTCGATTGAAGAGAGATGTAAAGGAAAGTGAATCTGAGCCAGAAGCTCCACCAGTTGAAGAGGTAGCGACTCCAAAGAGACGGGGAAGGCCGCGAAAAGATACAATTGAAACGCAAGAAGTTGAAACACCTCAAGAAAAGTCCCAAGAACCTGCACAAACAGAGGACACTTCAACTCCTAGAAGAGGGAGAGGCAGACCCCGTAGAGATACAACAGAGACTCAAGCAGTTGAAACACCAAGTAAAGATACTCCAACTGAAGCTAAAGGAAAGAGGGGTAGACCAAAGAAAGAACCTGCTCCAGAAACTGAAGAGGAAGAGGAAACACCTAAACGAGGCAGAAAAAAACAAGGAGATGATGATAGTAAATCCCCTCAAGTCATGACAAAGATCATTCCTCTTGATGTAGAGGATGTACCTGCCAAAAGAGGCAGAGGCAGGCCTAGAAGGGAAGAGCTAGTTCAAGTGGTTGTTACAGACACTGCTTTGGAAACTGACGAGGAAACCCAGCCACAGGTAGATGAAGGAAGAAGTCAAAGAAGATCAGGTAGGGCAGCCAAAGAACCTGTTGCTGAGCCACCTGCTCATGTCACCCGAAAAACGCTCCAAGAGGAAGAACAACTTGATACTCCTTTGAAGAGAGGCAGGGGAAGACCCAAATCAACCGATTCTGCACCATCTAGTGCCCAGAAAAAGACTTCAGCACCTTTGGCAGATGTTGAAGAGCCAGATGAAACACCAAGAAGGGGTGGAAGGAAGAGGACCAGAGATGCTGATGAACCAGAGGCTACTGAGGTTGCAACTCCAACAACTCCTGTTAAAAAGAAAGCAAAGAGCCAGGAAAGTGTTAAGCAAGAGCCTTTGGAAATGGAAGTAGTAGAAAAAgtagaggaggaggaggaagaagaaaaTGAGCAGGGAGTAGtggaagaggaagaagaaggtATTATTGTTATTCCTGCTGTTCATGAAACAAGTCAGTCAGTAGGAACAGGAATGCAAGATACCGAAACCGTTCATGTTCAAACACCAAGACAGCATTCTGTTGAAACGGGCACTACTCCAATTACACCAGAAAGAGGAAGGAGAGAATATGATGATCTTGCAGGAACTTCTAATGACATATATGACATTGATCaaattgatgaagatgaatacGATGAAGATCACCTTAAGTCTTCAACTCAAGCAACACAGACTCCTATAACTGCTCACTTTGTGGAGGTTGAGACAATTTATGAATCTCCTGGAAGAAGGTctgtacaaacacaaacagatcCCCGATTAAAGAAGAAGAAGTTTGGCCCTCTTAACATAGATGCAGAAAATGATCCTTTGATGGATGACGATGAAGAAAGTCCAAGAAGGAGATGCAGGAGGGAAGATGACATCAGTTTGTTTGAAGATACAGAGCCAAGAAGAAAATCGATCAAGAGAAACACAGAGGAAGCTTTGAAATGTCCATTTTGTGATCGAGCATTTATTGGCCTAGTAAAGCACATCAAGAGTAAGCATAAAGATGAGCCTGATTTTGATGAAGAAATGAGAAATGCCAAGTGGAGGGAAAGAATCATGAAGGTGTCTACTCAAGGAGTGGATGATTCTGGAGAGACCTGTGGAGAATGTGGGAAGATCACCAAGAACATGAAACGGCACATGGAATTGCACCAGCAGAACCGAATGCAGATTCCTTGTCCTATTTGTGGAAAGGTGGTCCTGAAGACAGGAATGAGCTCTCACATGCGCACAGTTCATTCTGGAAGAAAGCCTTACAAGTGCCCTCACTGTGACTATACCTCAGCATTCCGAGGCAACCTTAACACTCACATCAAGGGCATGCATCTTCATACCAGACAGTATCTCTGCAATACATGCAAAGCTGCCTTCAAGACACTTGGAGCTTTGATTGGTCACACAAAACGTGTTCACGAAGGCTGGAAATCCCCAAATCAGAAGATTTTCATTTGCTCAGTATGCGAGAAAAGATTCACAAAAAAATACCATGTGGATCGTCACATGCTCATCCACACTGGAGAGAAGCCTCATAAATGCAACGACTGTGGACGATGTTTCAACAACAAATCCAACCTTATGTCTCACATTCAGTTGGTTCACAAGAAGCTTTCCCCATACATGTGTGACATGTGTCACGAGACCTTCAAACGAAAGAAGCTCCTTCTGGAGCATATCGGAAAAGTGCATGTTGCTCATGGTGAGGCTGCCAAGGCCATGCAGGCATACATCAAGAAGATTGAGGAGGAGGTTCCAGATGATCCAGAAGAAGCATCAGCTATGGAGCAAACTATTACGCTTACACAGGAAGGGGAGGATGGTGAGGATGGAACTACAACAGTTTACACTGCAGTGGGTGATGGGACTTACGCCACTGTGGTCAATGATGCCACACAAATGCTGCAGGGCCAGGCATTCACCACCCTTCAGACTGAGGGAGGACAAGAAACCATCATTATCGTCCAAGCAGCAGATCCAAATGAAGTTACTCATGCTATTGTTGAGCAAGATGGACCTGTACAGTTTGCCATGCAGCCAACAGCTGATGATCCAGACGCTGCAACAACTATATATACAACAATGCAAAACTAGGTTAGTAACATACTTATGAGTGAGCTTGTGTTTTCTGATCATTTCATTTTGGGGTTCAgcaggtttgtccaaattaactTGTATTGAAAAACTGATTCGACATATTCCAAGTTGTTATTATAGTCTATTTAAAGTGAAAATGTGCTGATGAATGTCACTTAGTACAGAAAAGTAATTCGAAGAGAAATTTCAATTGCAAATCAtcattatttcagttatataaaTATTCAATTGCCAAGGTAAAATAATGAGGATTTGCAATCTTGATTTCACTTTATTGAGATTTCTTTTTCCTTTGAAGTGAAATTCACGGTACACTTTCACTGTAAACAGACTATAGTGTTTAGAGGTTTAATCCTTTGGAACTTCGGGTTTGTTGGGGCGATTGAAGTTGCAATATAGAAAGCCTCAAACTGCAAAGCTATCATAATCCTGTTTCTTTTGTGACTGTTACTGTGAGACCAAAAGAAATTTGATGTTTCCATAAAATGTTCCCAAAATACCTGTGAAGACTTCTGGTGTCTCCaatcatgatattgttggaataatgttaaaagcagcataaaacctcactcattcCAATTTTGTTGTCTGTGACATGTTTTGAATgaccatcattgaaaatattgcCCACCTGAACCTACAGACGTAAGAAGCTGCAGGTTCTCACTAACTTCTTCAGACCCTCATTTAACATTTTGTGCTAATAACTCTATGTTTGAATTTACTTCTACCCAGAAGAATCCATACAACTCTGTTTAAGTATGTATGAGCTGAATGTCAGCTCTCAAATTGAAAATGACTTTTGAAATGTTATCAAATACTATATTAGAATAATTTCTCACCAGCAGGTTTGCCAGCTAAAACATTAATGCCACATTCCTCTCTTACAGAAAcatcttttcattatttttttcagggGTTTGATGATCATAGAAGACAGAACTTGTGGCCGAATGTTGCTGGGGTGATGATGTTATTGCATGGATGAAGAAATTGTGTTCCAGTATATCTACATCTACAACAGACCCAAGTCATCAGCTTTTGCAGATGTGATGCGGAACATATCCAGAGGACCTGGTTTACGGGGCATTGCAATAAGCAATTAATGACAAGAGGAAATTGCAGTGACCTGTTGTATCATCAGATTCCTACCATGAACATTTGAGATTAGTACAAGCAGATAAAGGCTAAATGTTTAGATGGACTGGTTTTACCAAAGTCATTCGCAAATGCTGAGGGAGTATAAACTGGTATTTAAGTGAACTAAAACTTCAAATGTATTTTAGTTAAGTTTATTTGTGGgaaaaaaactaaaatattgtaaatctttgaagggcatttaaaTGTGGAAGAAAACCAAGATATATGTatgccaacttctttattgtgaataacacattGTTTTGGAGTGTATACTTGCACATTTATCACCTCTTCGTACCCTTCTGATTTCTTGCTTCTTCATTACCCGATGAAAGATCTATCATACACTCGGAAATGTCATGTTATTCACAACAGAGAAGTTGACTTCCATAAATTTTgcttttctgaaatatggtaTTCTAAAGGAATACATCACAGAACTTTCCAACATAGTAAACcaaatgtaatattttgctCAAAACACTACttgaacactgaaacaaatatggccATGTCAGaactctgaaatgaaaatactgGAATGTGGAAGATTTAGACAGTGTAGATCGTCCTAATAGTGATCATGAGGGTGGGAAATTGCTGTTGTCAAGAGATGTGATGTTACATTTAACTGTGAAAAAGACTGACATGTTGTCTTcatttcattatgtttttaAATGCTAATGAGATGTTTGTCTGTGTAAGCTTGCACTTTGGTCAATACATTTGCATTAATATTTCTTCTCAAAAGCTTTTTTGTTTGTGCTTTGAACTCTAGTTACTGAGGATAATTGAACATGCAGAGCTTGTACGATAGCATCACAGACAATTTTGCTGTTATTTCCTAATAACTGGCTTTGGATGTACATAGAATTGTTATTGTTACAAAgtgtaattatttgttttagaaCACCTGTTTTACTTGTTTTGGATAAATGTATGTGTACAAGTCTTTTTCAGACACAAATACTTTTGAGATTATGTCATAAATGAATATTCTTTCTCTATTATAGTGTTAATTGCTTTttcatccagttaaatgaagtTCATTGAAGCAGTAAATCTGAGTGATGTTGTTATTAGAAACCATTTTAAAAAGTTACTTGTCCATTTGTAAAGATTTACTTGTAGGGGTCATATCAATTCTTCCAATGTCTATTATACACTGATTTACAGGGTGTAGTGTGTTCTTAAGTTACAATGAATTGTTGCAAAATAACCCACACTTGAATGCAATAATTCAAGGAAGTATCACAACACATGATTGTGTCAGTTGTTAATGATCACAATTACGTTTGTGTTATTATTTTGCAAATGTGACACATCAACTCCTAATAATGTACGTCCTCTCTAGACATTTTCATAACTTGAGTGAAGCAAACACCTTGACACACTTTAGTGGGATATAATTTTCCAAAATTGATTCTAACTTATGTCAGGAGGCCTTGCA includes:
- the LOC137274439 gene encoding uncharacterized protein → MENQQPMEGETSAGGYGDGAQLMDAVVLQTQEMPKTLMQGDTGSETQQYMIVDQNGAEAQQIILETTQPSAIGAAAQAAFGAATSVALASGDGSVSIIQGGSSLDNQAAAEAILQLDQQQQGEVVQMVIPEGAQIVENQGQVQIVTTEAGTGRQYIHDPHTDTITIIQNPSSSQQDLFAGSQVVTEQTVIQTGAQTEELEEEDGETRIISLEEEAVEDEAEVETPVIAESQGEVSEPQPVVEETIVKETYVPLEGGDGAITETKDGQSVDGKSAGQETAVQEEDLQSQSETVVQEVDQNAETQEIDTEDGVVDDQAADEAETETIETEDTEPAVPQKIVEETTPRRRGRPARKVEEPKAKDIPEETATPEKKRRGRQKSEDTPVEPEPEKKGRGRLKRDVKESESEPEAPPVEEVATPKRRGRPRKDTIETQEVETPQEKSQEPAQTEDTSTPRRGRGRPRRDTTETQAVETPSKDTPTEAKGKRGRPKKEPAPETEEEEETPKRGRKKQGDDDSKSPQVMTKIIPLDVEDVPAKRGRGRPRREELVQVVVTDTALETDEETQPQVDEGRSQRRSGRAAKEPVAEPPAHVTRKTLQEEEQLDTPLKRGRGRPKSTDSAPSSAQKKTSAPLADVEEPDETPRRGGRKRTRDADEPEATEVATPTTPVKKKAKSQESVKQEPLEMEVVEKVEEEEEEENEQGVVEEEEEGIIVIPAVHETSQSVGTGMQDTETVHVQTPRQHSVETGTTPITPERGRREYDDLAGTSNDIYDIDQIDEDEYDEDHLKSSTQATQTPITAHFVEVETIYESPGRRSVQTQTDPRLKKKKFGPLNIDAENDPLMDDDEESPRRRCRREDDISLFEDTEPRRKSIKRNTEEALKCPFCDRAFIGLVKHIKSKHKDEPDFDEEMRNAKWRERIMKVSTQGVDDSGETCGECGKITKNMKRHMELHQQNRMQIPCPICGKVVLKTGMSSHMRTVHSGRKPYKCPHCDYTSAFRGNLNTHIKGMHLHTRQYLCNTCKAAFKTLGALIGHTKRVHEGWKSPNQKIFICSVCEKRFTKKYHVDRHMLIHTGEKPHKCNDCGRCFNNKSNLMSHIQLVHKKLSPYMCDMCHETFKRKKLLLEHIGKVHVAHGEAAKAMQAYIKKIEEEVPDDPEEASAMEQTITLTQEGEDGEDGTTTVYTAVGDGTYATVVNDATQMLQGQAFTTLQTEGGQETIIIVQAADPNEVTHAIVEQDGPVQFAMQPTADDPDAATTIYTTMQN